The following are encoded in a window of Sulfitobacter sp. S190 genomic DNA:
- a CDS encoding branched-chain amino acid ABC transporter permease, whose protein sequence is MDIINAVVQGVLLGGLYALFAAGLSLMFGVMRFVNIAHGDFIVVAAYLGFTAILMLGLHPAAGIGLVVLVMGAAGYGGQRVLLNRVLGKDILPPILVTFGISIILQNGLLELYSADSRRVSSGALETASFALGEGLSVGLLPVLMFGVAVAVIGGLHLVFFKTALGRLLRATSDDPEIVPLMGGSNAHAFGLATMLASAVVGIAGILLAMKTNFDPTMGPSRLLFAFEAVIIGGLGSIWGTLVGGILLGVAQTVSGYIDPGLQVLAGHLVFLLVLVLRPQGLMPKGGA, encoded by the coding sequence ATGGATATCATCAACGCGGTTGTGCAGGGTGTCCTGCTGGGCGGGCTTTACGCGCTTTTCGCGGCGGGGCTGTCGCTGATGTTCGGGGTGATGCGGTTTGTGAACATCGCGCACGGGGATTTCATCGTCGTCGCGGCCTATCTGGGGTTTACCGCGATTCTGATGCTGGGTCTGCACCCTGCGGCGGGGATCGGGCTGGTGGTTCTGGTGATGGGCGCTGCGGGGTACGGCGGGCAGCGCGTGTTGCTCAACCGTGTGCTAGGCAAGGACATCCTGCCGCCGATCCTCGTGACGTTCGGCATCTCGATCATCTTGCAAAACGGGCTGCTGGAGCTTTACAGCGCCGACAGTCGCCGTGTGTCGTCAGGCGCGCTGGAGACGGCGTCATTCGCGCTGGGCGAGGGGCTGAGCGTGGGGCTGTTGCCGGTGCTGATGTTCGGGGTGGCCGTGGCCGTGATCGGCGGTTTGCATCTGGTATTTTTCAAAACAGCGCTGGGCCGGTTGCTGCGCGCGACGTCCGATGACCCCGAAATCGTGCCCTTGATGGGGGGATCGAATGCGCATGCCTTCGGGCTGGCCACGATGCTGGCGAGTGCGGTGGTGGGGATTGCCGGCATCCTGCTGGCGATGAAAACGAACTTTGATCCCACGATGGGGCCGTCGCGGCTTTTGTTTGCCTTCGAGGCCGTGATTATCGGCGGATTGGGCAGCATCTGGGGCACGTTGGTCGGCGGTATCCTTTTGGGGGTGGCGCAGACGGTTAGTGGATACATCGATCCGGGATTGCAGGTGTTGGCGGGGCATCTGGTGTTCCTGCTTGTCCTCGTGCTGCGCCCGCAGGGATTGATGCCGAAGGGGGGCGCGTGA
- the arsH gene encoding arsenical resistance protein ArsH — MSEDLPALTEGALPQIDTDMLRAPGDPGHKPRILLLYGSLRDVSYSRRAAEEAARVLRHLGCETRIYDPRGLPQPDGEDDSHPKVAELREMAVWAEGMVWSSPERHGAMTGIMKSQIDWLPLSLQGGIRPTQGKTLAVMQVSGGSQSFNAVNQMRILGRWMRMVTIPNQSSIPKAWLEFDAEGRLPAGPFYARLVDVMEELVKFTWLVRGRADYLVDRYSERVESAAEVHKRVSLKSL, encoded by the coding sequence GTGTCTGAAGACCTGCCCGCGCTGACCGAAGGCGCGCTGCCGCAGATTGATACGGACATGCTGCGCGCGCCGGGAGATCCGGGGCATAAGCCAAGGATTTTGCTGCTGTACGGATCGCTGCGCGATGTCAGCTATTCGCGCCGTGCGGCGGAAGAGGCAGCCCGTGTGCTGCGCCATCTGGGGTGCGAGACGCGCATATACGATCCGCGCGGTTTGCCGCAGCCCGATGGCGAAGACGACAGCCATCCGAAGGTGGCGGAGCTGCGCGAAATGGCGGTCTGGGCGGAGGGCATGGTGTGGTCCAGCCCCGAACGCCACGGCGCGATGACCGGCATCATGAAAAGCCAGATCGATTGGTTGCCCTTGTCGCTGCAAGGGGGCATCCGCCCCACGCAGGGCAAGACATTGGCAGTCATGCAGGTTTCGGGCGGATCACAATCGTTCAACGCGGTCAACCAGATGCGGATACTGGGGCGTTGGATGCGGATGGTCACGATACCAAATCAATCAAGCATTCCAAAGGCATGGCTTGAGTTTGACGCGGAGGGCCGGTTGCCCGCGGGGCCATTTTATGCGCGGCTGGTCGATGTGATGGAAGAGCTGGTGAAATTCACCTGGCTGGTGCGCGGGCGGGCGGATTACCTTGTGGACCGCTATTCCGAACGGGTCGAAAGCGCGGCCGAGGTGCACAAGCGGGTGTCGCTCAAGAGCCTTTAG
- a CDS encoding ABC transporter substrate-binding protein has protein sequence MAHQIITRRAALKGLLATSATSVALPAYARNKPIKLGFVTPQTGPLAIFAEPDAFVLEQVRRKVADGIMIQGARHAVEIIVKDSQSSSNRAASVAQELIFDDEVDILMATSTPDTTNPVADQAELNEVPCITNDTPWQPHFFGRQGDPQVGFEWTYHFFWGLEDIISTFTGMWSQLETDKVVGALWPNDPDGNAWGDPAQGFPPVLAQRGFELVDTGRFQSMTDDFSSQISAFKKAGVDIVTGVVIPPDFTTFWTQAAQQGFAPKVATVAKASEFPQAVGTLGARAHGLSVEVWWSPDHPFASGMTGQSSAELAAAYEAATGNPWTMPLGFKHALFEVALDALGRARSTAPADIRDAIAATQYRSIVGLVDFAAGPVPNVAKTPLVGGQWQMQSGKPVLKIVEANGTGIATQAEMFAI, from the coding sequence TTGGCACATCAGATCATCACACGGCGCGCGGCGCTCAAGGGGCTTCTGGCGACATCGGCCACGTCTGTCGCGCTGCCCGCCTATGCGCGCAACAAGCCGATCAAGCTGGGGTTCGTGACGCCCCAGACGGGCCCGCTTGCCATATTTGCGGAACCCGATGCCTTTGTGCTGGAGCAGGTGCGGCGCAAGGTTGCGGACGGGATCATGATACAGGGGGCCCGCCATGCGGTGGAGATCATCGTCAAGGACAGCCAGTCCAGTTCCAACCGCGCGGCGAGCGTCGCGCAGGAGCTTATTTTTGACGATGAGGTCGATATCCTGATGGCAACTTCGACGCCCGATACCACCAATCCGGTGGCGGATCAGGCGGAGTTGAACGAGGTGCCCTGCATCACCAACGACACCCCGTGGCAGCCGCATTTCTTTGGTCGGCAGGGTGATCCGCAGGTGGGTTTCGAGTGGACCTACCATTTCTTCTGGGGACTGGAGGACATCATTTCGACGTTCACCGGTATGTGGAGCCAGCTTGAAACGGACAAGGTCGTGGGGGCGCTGTGGCCGAATGATCCCGATGGCAATGCCTGGGGTGATCCGGCGCAGGGGTTCCCGCCGGTGCTGGCGCAGCGGGGGTTCGAATTGGTCGATACCGGCCGTTTCCAGAGCATGACGGACGATTTTTCGTCGCAGATTTCCGCCTTCAAGAAGGCCGGGGTCGACATTGTGACGGGGGTCGTCATCCCGCCCGACTTCACGACATTCTGGACCCAAGCCGCCCAGCAGGGATTTGCGCCCAAGGTTGCGACGGTGGCCAAGGCGTCGGAGTTTCCGCAGGCCGTCGGTACGCTGGGTGCGCGGGCGCACGGGCTGTCGGTCGAGGTGTGGTGGTCGCCGGATCATCCGTTTGCCTCTGGCATGACGGGGCAGAGTTCGGCCGAGCTTGCCGCTGCGTACGAGGCGGCGACGGGCAATCCGTGGACCATGCCGCTGGGCTTCAAACATGCGCTGTTCGAGGTCGCGCTGGACGCGCTTGGCCGCGCCCGGAGCACCGCGCCCGCAGACATCCGCGATGCGATTGCGGCCACGCAATACCGCTCGATCGTGGGGCTCGTCGATTTTGCCGCGGGGCCGGTGCCCAATGTCGCCAAGACGCCGCTTGTCGGGGGCCAGTGGCAGATGCAGAGCGGAAAACCCGTGCTGAAGATCGTCGAGGCGAACGGCACGGGCATCGCCACGCAAGCCGAGATGTTTGCCATCTGA
- a CDS encoding alpha/beta fold hydrolase, whose translation MLEPITGRYVSVDCAGTPQRIYFEEAGTGPALLCLHTAGADTRQWRFLLNDPEITARHRVIAFDMPWHGKSLPPEGFETQEYLLTTDSYIATVRAVLQALGLTRPILAGCSMGGRIALQLAALHPQDFAGFIAIEASDFQPAWYDIDWFHRPDAHGGEMGAALVSANIAPQAPAAQRWNTQWMFMQSGPGVFRGDLSFYTRDDSLVSRLGHIDTARTPVHIMCGEYDLTCTPQDATRTAAAIPGATLAIMKNLGHFPMSEHPVAFKPYFMEALDKMPV comes from the coding sequence ATGCTAGAGCCCATCACCGGTCGCTATGTTTCGGTCGATTGTGCCGGCACGCCCCAGCGGATCTACTTCGAAGAGGCCGGAACAGGCCCCGCCCTGCTGTGTCTGCATACCGCGGGCGCCGACACCCGCCAGTGGCGCTTTTTGTTGAACGACCCCGAAATCACGGCGCGCCACCGCGTGATCGCCTTCGACATGCCGTGGCACGGCAAATCGCTGCCCCCCGAAGGGTTCGAGACGCAGGAATACCTGCTGACCACCGACAGCTACATCGCAACCGTGCGCGCTGTCCTGCAGGCGCTGGGGCTGACGCGCCCGATCCTCGCGGGATGCTCCATGGGGGGGCGGATCGCGCTGCAACTCGCCGCCCTGCACCCGCAGGACTTTGCCGGTTTCATCGCCATCGAGGCGAGCGATTTTCAGCCCGCGTGGTACGATATCGACTGGTTCCACCGCCCCGATGCCCACGGCGGCGAAATGGGGGCCGCGTTGGTGTCGGCCAACATCGCGCCACAGGCGCCCGCCGCGCAACGCTGGAACACGCAATGGATGTTCATGCAATCGGGCCCGGGCGTGTTTCGCGGCGACCTGAGCTTCTACACACGCGACGACAGTCTCGTCTCGCGCCTCGGGCATATCGATACCGCCCGAACGCCGGTGCATATCATGTGCGGTGAATACGACCTGACCTGCACCCCGCAGGACGCCACCCGCACGGCCGCCGCGATCCCCGGTGCCACGCTCGCCATCATGAAAAACCTCGGCCATTTTCCGATGTCCGAGCATCCCGTTGCGTTCAAACCCTATTTCATGGAAGCCTTGGACAAGATGCCGGTCTGA
- a CDS encoding ABC transporter ATP-binding protein: MPQPLLELENVSARYGPLRALFDVSLRVDAGEVLAIVGANGAGKSTLLKAVTGLVPNKGQMIRFAGRDLGGMRPEAIHRLGIALVPEGRRLFASLTVEENLLIGALGKRAGPWTLERVYALFPDLEARKSSPGTALSGGQQQMVAVGRALMSNPDLLLCDELSLGLSPKVVGDIYARLPEIRGTGTALMIVEQDAHRAKAAADRLLCLQDGRVTLEGAADALDLQQIADAYFGTQEAA; the protein is encoded by the coding sequence ATGCCGCAGCCGCTGCTTGAGCTGGAAAATGTGAGTGCGCGCTACGGGCCGCTGCGTGCGTTGTTTGACGTCAGCCTGCGGGTCGACGCGGGCGAGGTGCTGGCAATTGTGGGGGCGAATGGCGCGGGGAAATCGACGCTGCTCAAGGCGGTTACCGGTCTGGTGCCCAACAAGGGGCAGATGATCCGCTTTGCCGGACGTGACCTTGGCGGGATGCGCCCCGAAGCGATCCACAGGCTGGGCATTGCGCTGGTGCCCGAGGGGCGGCGTCTGTTTGCATCGCTGACTGTCGAGGAAAACCTGTTGATCGGGGCGCTGGGCAAACGTGCGGGGCCGTGGACGCTGGAGCGTGTTTATGCGCTGTTTCCCGATCTGGAGGCGCGCAAGAGCAGCCCCGGCACGGCCCTGTCGGGCGGCCAGCAGCAGATGGTTGCGGTGGGCCGTGCGTTGATGTCGAACCCCGATCTGTTGCTGTGCGACGAGCTGAGCCTTGGTCTGTCGCCCAAGGTCGTGGGCGATATCTATGCACGGTTGCCGGAAATCCGCGGCACAGGCACCGCGTTGATGATTGTCGAGCAGGACGCGCACCGCGCAAAGGCGGCGGCGGACCGGTTGCTGTGTCTGCAGGACGGGCGTGTCACGTTGGAGGGGGCGGCCGATGCGCTGGACCTGCAGCAGATTGCCGACGCCTATTTCGGCACGCAGGAGGCCGCGTGA
- a CDS encoding dioxygenase yields MRNITIDTLTDAVTGAMSTDIPDRNTQIMTALLRHLHGFCKDVNLTHAEWLNACEFLRRAGDISDEKRNEFILIADILGVEVLVDMLDHKVTDGESESTVLGPFYRENAPVLPNGASIIQKDFPGHEKVYVHGQVRDTRGDPLPHVTIDVWEDAPNGLYEQQDPEQPDYNLRGRFETTTDGRFAFVCLRPEPYPIPYDGAAGELLTYMGHHPWRPGHIHFLISVPGYQPLITQIYDADTKYLDSDSVFAVKESLIGQMQPSGRDGVDLEMEFDFVLKQMAQAAE; encoded by the coding sequence ATGCGCAACATCACAATCGATACACTCACGGACGCCGTCACCGGCGCGATGTCCACCGACATCCCCGACCGCAACACCCAGATCATGACCGCGCTGCTGCGCCATCTTCACGGGTTTTGCAAAGACGTGAACCTGACCCACGCCGAATGGCTGAATGCCTGCGAATTCCTGCGCCGCGCCGGGGACATATCGGACGAAAAACGCAATGAATTCATCCTGATCGCCGACATCCTCGGCGTCGAGGTGCTGGTCGACATGCTGGACCACAAAGTCACCGACGGCGAAAGCGAAAGCACCGTTCTGGGGCCGTTCTACCGTGAAAACGCGCCGGTGCTGCCGAACGGCGCCTCGATCATCCAAAAGGACTTTCCCGGCCACGAAAAGGTCTATGTCCACGGTCAGGTGCGCGATACCCGGGGTGATCCGCTGCCGCATGTGACAATCGATGTCTGGGAAGACGCGCCAAACGGGCTTTACGAACAACAGGACCCCGAGCAACCCGACTACAACCTGCGCGGCCGGTTCGAAACCACCACCGACGGCAGGTTCGCCTTCGTGTGTCTGCGCCCCGAACCCTACCCCATCCCCTACGACGGGGCAGCGGGCGAATTGCTGACCTACATGGGCCATCATCCGTGGCGCCCGGGCCATATCCACTTCCTGATTTCGGTTCCAGGCTACCAGCCCCTGATCACGCAGATCTACGACGCCGACACCAAATACCTCGACAGCGACAGCGTGTTCGCGGTCAAGGAAAGCCTCATCGGCCAGATGCAGCCGTCCGGGCGCGACGGCGTCGATCTGGAAATGGAATTCGACTTTGTTCTCAAGCAGATGGCGCAGGCCGCGGAGTAG
- a CDS encoding muconate/chloromuconate family cycloisomerase: MNHPGGIPATRTAAQRTLRIREISAQIIDIPTRRQHKLSNTSVGAQNVVIVALTLESGATGYGEAATLGGPRWAEESVESIKSAIDRYLAPALIGQDASRFEANHLRMTAAATRNFAAKAALETAALDAVGHTLDLPATALLGGEVRSSFAAIWALASGNAAQELEEARAHLDARRFNRFKIKLGFSAPRDDLARLRTLRDGLGPDTTLIVDVNQGWTQADALRWMPALQELDIALVEQPLAGHHMRGMADLARRFDLPIMLDEGVFTPEDVALAGALEAGHVLSLKLVKSGGAFALKRIAATASAHGMQLYGGCLLESSIGAAAHLATFATLPALDWGTEHFGPLILERDLAKSGLVYKDFHVHLPRGPGLGITPDPDALQAYARKTTP; the protein is encoded by the coding sequence ATGAACCATCCCGGCGGCATCCCGGCCACGCGAACCGCGGCGCAACGCACCCTGCGCATCCGCGAGATTTCGGCACAGATCATCGATATCCCGACACGGCGGCAGCACAAGCTGTCCAACACATCCGTCGGGGCGCAGAATGTCGTGATCGTGGCGCTGACGCTGGAAAGCGGGGCCACCGGCTATGGCGAAGCGGCCACGCTGGGCGGTCCGCGCTGGGCCGAGGAAAGCGTGGAATCGATCAAATCGGCCATCGACCGCTATCTCGCCCCCGCGCTGATCGGACAGGATGCGAGCCGTTTCGAGGCGAACCACCTGCGCATGACCGCCGCCGCCACGCGCAATTTCGCGGCCAAGGCAGCGTTGGAAACGGCGGCGCTCGACGCCGTCGGGCACACGCTGGATTTGCCCGCGACCGCCTTGCTCGGCGGCGAGGTCCGCAGCAGCTTTGCGGCCATCTGGGCGCTTGCCTCCGGCAATGCCGCGCAAGAACTCGAAGAGGCGCGCGCCCATCTCGACGCGCGCCGCTTCAACCGGTTCAAGATCAAACTGGGCTTTTCCGCCCCCCGCGACGACCTCGCGCGCCTGCGCACCCTGCGCGACGGGCTGGGCCCCGACACAACGCTGATCGTTGACGTCAACCAGGGGTGGACACAGGCCGACGCCCTGCGCTGGATGCCCGCACTGCAAGAACTGGACATCGCACTGGTCGAACAGCCACTGGCGGGCCACCACATGCGCGGCATGGCAGATCTCGCGCGGCGCTTCGACCTGCCGATCATGCTCGACGAAGGCGTATTTACCCCCGAAGACGTCGCGCTTGCCGGTGCTCTGGAGGCGGGGCACGTCCTGTCGCTGAAACTGGTGAAATCCGGCGGCGCATTCGCACTCAAACGCATCGCCGCGACCGCATCGGCCCACGGGATGCAGCTCTATGGCGGTTGCCTGCTGGAAAGCTCGATCGGTGCCGCCGCGCATCTGGCGACCTTCGCAACCCTGCCCGCGCTCGACTGGGGCACAGAGCATTTTGGCCCCCTTATCCTTGAACGCGATCTGGCCAAATCCGGGCTCGTTTACAAGGACTTCCACGTTCACCTGCCCCGTGGCCCCGGCCTTGGCATCACGCCCGACCCCGACGCCCTGCAAGCCTACGCGAGAAAGACAACACCATGA
- a CDS encoding ABC transporter ATP-binding protein translates to MALLKVQELDKSFGALIVTDSVSLEVAAGEAVGILGPNGAGKSTLFALIAGTLRPSGGTVCWRGRDVSALPASRRCRLGMGRSFQIPHPFVGMSVYENLLVAASFGDRRGASVQGRCRDILAQTGLAAKADMPAGALGLLERKRLELARAMATNPALLLLDEIAGGLTRAECDALVALIRDLKAQGIAILWIEHVLHALTQVVDRVLVLDRGRLIADGPPDAVLARADVREIYLGGSTDAAAAA, encoded by the coding sequence ATGGCATTGTTGAAGGTTCAGGAGTTGGACAAATCATTCGGCGCGTTGATCGTGACGGACAGCGTGTCGCTGGAGGTCGCCGCGGGGGAAGCGGTGGGCATACTGGGGCCGAACGGGGCGGGGAAAAGCACGCTTTTTGCGTTGATCGCAGGAACGCTGCGCCCTTCGGGTGGCACGGTATGCTGGCGCGGGCGGGATGTTTCGGCGCTGCCCGCGTCGCGGCGCTGCCGGTTGGGCATGGGGCGGTCGTTCCAGATCCCGCATCCGTTTGTCGGGATGAGCGTGTACGAAAATCTGCTGGTTGCGGCATCGTTCGGGGATCGCCGCGGGGCGTCCGTGCAGGGGCGTTGCCGCGATATTCTCGCGCAGACGGGGCTGGCCGCAAAAGCGGATATGCCTGCGGGGGCGCTGGGGTTGCTGGAGCGCAAGCGGCTGGAGCTGGCCCGCGCGATGGCGACCAATCCCGCGTTGCTGCTGCTTGACGAGATCGCGGGCGGGCTGACTCGTGCGGAGTGTGATGCGCTGGTGGCGCTGATCCGAGACCTCAAGGCGCAGGGCATCGCGATCTTGTGGATCGAGCATGTGCTGCATGCGCTGACACAGGTGGTCGACCGGGTGCTGGTGCTCGACCGGGGGCGTCTGATTGCCGATGGTCCGCCGGATGCGGTGCTGGCGCGGGCCGATGTGCGCGAGATTTACCTGGGAGGATCGACCGATGCCGCAGCCGCTGCTTGA
- a CDS encoding BrnA antitoxin family protein: MPVRSPVKETHRNYFNNLMFQVEWDLHQTVLDEKRIPDEWHRIARDRMPQRKTRITLRVEEDVVKFFRKMGPGYQQRMNDVLATWLHGRLAALIEGPDARDVAAEAFADMSRPRLGDVELLERGLTRDADGVLRDVETGAPV, encoded by the coding sequence ATGCCCGTTCGCAGCCCCGTCAAGGAAACGCACCGCAATTATTTCAACAACCTGATGTTTCAGGTGGAGTGGGATTTGCACCAGACGGTGCTGGATGAAAAGCGTATTCCCGACGAATGGCACCGCATCGCCCGCGACAGGATGCCCCAGCGAAAGACCCGCATCACACTGCGGGTGGAAGAAGATGTGGTGAAATTTTTCCGCAAGATGGGACCGGGCTACCAGCAGCGGATGAATGATGTGCTGGCCACGTGGTTGCACGGGCGGTTGGCGGCGCTGATCGAGGGGCCGGATGCCCGCGACGTGGCAGCCGAAGCCTTTGCCGACATGTCGCGCCCGCGTCTGGGCGATGTCGAACTGCTGGAGCGTGGTTTGACGCGGGATGCGGACGGGGTGCTGCGGGATGTGGAGACGGGCGCGCCGGTCTGA
- a CDS encoding LysR substrate-binding domain-containing protein — protein sequence MELKRLKYFVAVAEELHFGRAAARLEMAQPPLSRQIAQLESDLQVQLFDRSRSQIRLTQAGEVLLGHVRDILTRLDSAYRDTKLIGAGGAGRLRIAFVGSATHGPFPALVKSFRTHYPDVELALSSMNNAELRTALIQREIDIAVARPSLDDDDFRTATFHAEPLILALPDNSPLAQSEIVPFDALRDQTFIIYPRRPRPSFADHILDVCRTAGFTPADLIEAQDYQTAISLVSVGVGVALVPASVSEATRPGVFFRRYDGPNPGTALSVHARIDNRAPQVMNFFDLVRKNSKKSALRRGAKRA from the coding sequence ATGGAACTCAAACGTCTGAAATATTTCGTCGCGGTCGCGGAAGAGCTGCACTTTGGCCGGGCCGCGGCGCGTCTGGAAATGGCCCAACCGCCCCTTTCGCGGCAGATCGCACAGCTGGAATCCGACCTGCAGGTGCAACTCTTCGACCGCAGCCGCAGCCAGATCCGTCTGACGCAGGCGGGCGAGGTCCTGCTGGGCCACGTGCGCGATATCCTGACGCGGCTCGACAGCGCCTACCGCGACACCAAGCTCATCGGCGCGGGCGGCGCGGGACGGCTGCGCATCGCCTTTGTCGGGTCTGCCACGCATGGCCCCTTTCCCGCGCTGGTCAAATCCTTCCGCACCCACTACCCCGATGTCGAACTGGCGCTGTCCTCCATGAACAACGCCGAGCTCAGGACCGCCCTGATCCAACGCGAAATCGACATCGCCGTGGCGCGCCCGTCTCTCGATGACGATGATTTCCGCACCGCGACCTTCCACGCCGAACCCCTGATCCTCGCGCTGCCCGACAACAGCCCGCTTGCCCAAAGCGAAATCGTACCCTTCGACGCGCTGCGCGATCAGACCTTCATCATCTACCCCCGCCGCCCGCGGCCCAGCTTTGCCGATCACATCCTCGACGTCTGCCGCACCGCGGGCTTCACCCCCGCCGATCTGATCGAGGCGCAGGACTACCAGACCGCGATCAGCCTCGTGTCGGTGGGCGTCGGGGTCGCCCTAGTGCCCGCATCCGTGTCGGAGGCCACGCGCCCGGGCGTTTTCTTCCGCCGCTACGACGGGCCGAACCCCGGCACGGCCCTGTCCGTCCACGCCCGCATCGACAACCGCGCGCCACAGGTGATGAATTTCTTCGATCTGGTGCGCAAGAACAGCAAGAAAAGCGCGCTTCGCCGCGGGGCAAAGCGCGCCTGA
- a CDS encoding beta-ketoacyl-ACP synthase III, with translation MHVPAITGTGVFTPDQVITNAELVEAFNAYVDLYNAEHADEIAAGTVAAKEYSSEEFIVKASGIEQRYVIDKTGILDPRVMHPLLRQRSDDEPSLTAEMALDAAHKALAAAGKTAQDVDAVICACSNLERAYPAVAIEIQELLGINGFAFDMNVACSSATFGIQAAADMIRAGSIRSALVVNPEICSAHLEWRDRDCHFIFGDVATATLIERQEDAKGPHFEIKSTRCGTVFSNNIRNNNGYLRRSRPDGLKDRRDMQFMQNGRKVFKEVLPLVSQHIAGQMEEEGLQASDLKRLWLHQANKSMNDFIGRKVLGRIPDPGEQPNILQDYANTSSAGSIIAFSKYSDDLQDGDTGLICSFGAGYSVGSVIVQKHG, from the coding sequence ATGCACGTTCCAGCGATCACAGGCACCGGCGTTTTCACCCCCGATCAGGTCATCACCAACGCCGAACTGGTCGAGGCGTTCAATGCCTACGTCGATCTTTATAACGCCGAGCATGCGGATGAAATCGCCGCCGGAACAGTCGCGGCCAAGGAGTATTCCTCCGAGGAGTTCATCGTCAAGGCATCCGGCATTGAACAGCGCTATGTGATTGATAAAACGGGCATTCTCGACCCGCGCGTGATGCACCCCCTGCTGCGCCAACGCAGCGATGACGAACCCTCCCTGACGGCCGAAATGGCGCTTGATGCCGCCCACAAAGCGCTCGCGGCAGCGGGTAAGACCGCGCAGGATGTCGATGCGGTCATCTGCGCGTGTTCCAACCTCGAACGCGCCTACCCTGCTGTGGCCATCGAAATTCAGGAACTGTTGGGAATCAATGGCTTCGCATTCGACATGAACGTCGCCTGCTCCTCCGCCACCTTCGGAATTCAGGCCGCCGCCGACATGATCCGCGCAGGCTCCATCCGCAGCGCACTTGTCGTTAACCCTGAAATATGTTCGGCGCATCTAGAATGGCGCGACCGCGATTGCCACTTCATCTTCGGCGACGTGGCAACCGCCACCCTGATCGAGCGGCAGGAGGACGCCAAAGGCCCGCATTTCGAAATCAAATCGACCCGCTGCGGCACCGTCTTTTCTAACAACATCCGCAACAACAACGGCTACCTGCGCCGTTCGCGCCCCGATGGCCTGAAAGACAGGCGCGACATGCAGTTCATGCAAAACGGGCGCAAGGTGTTCAAGGAAGTGCTGCCGCTGGTCAGCCAGCACATCGCCGGGCAAATGGAAGAAGAGGGCCTGCAAGCCTCTGATCTCAAACGGCTTTGGCTGCATCAGGCCAACAAGTCCATGAATGATTTCATCGGTCGCAAGGTGCTCGGCCGCATCCCCGATCCCGGCGAGCAACCAAACATCCTGCAGGACTACGCCAATACGTCATCGGCGGGGTCGATCATTGCGTTCTCGAAATACTCGGACGATCTGCAAGACGGCGACACCGGGCTGATCTGCTCGTTCGGTGCGGGGTATTCGGTCGGCTCTGTCATCGTGCAGAAACACGGCTAA